A window from Thermoplasma sp. Kam2015 encodes these proteins:
- a CDS encoding D-glyceraldehyde dehydrogenase, whose product MDTKLYIDGEWVNSSSGKTVDKYSPVTGQVIGKFEAATRDDVDRAIDAAEDAFWSWNDLGSVERSKILYRAKEIIEQKRGELENIIMEENGKPVKEAKEEVDGVLDQIQYYAEWARKLNGEVVEGTSSHRKILQYKVPYGIVVALTPWNFPAGMVARKLAPALLTGNTIILKPSSDTPGSAEWIVRKFVEAGIPKGVLNFITGRGSDIGDYIVEHKKVNLITMTGSTSTGQRIMQKASANMAKLILELGGKAPFMVWKDADMDNALKTLLWAKYWNAGQSCIAAERLYVHEDIYDKFMSRFVELSKKIALGDPKNADMGPLINKGALQATAEIVEEAKQSGAKVLFGGTQPSLSGPYKNGYFFLPTIIDNADQNSKIFQEEIFAPVIGARKVSDVDELYKLANDSKYGLASYLFTKDPNLIFEAAERIRFGELYVNMPGPEASQGYHTGFRMTGQAGEGSKYGISEYLKLKNIYVDYSGKPLHINTVRDHLFQ is encoded by the coding sequence ATGGACACGAAACTTTACATAGATGGTGAGTGGGTTAACTCATCGTCAGGCAAGACTGTGGACAAGTACAGTCCGGTCACAGGGCAGGTCATAGGCAAATTTGAAGCAGCAACAAGGGATGATGTGGATAGGGCTATCGACGCAGCTGAAGATGCGTTCTGGTCCTGGAATGACCTTGGCTCTGTCGAAAGATCAAAGATACTATACAGAGCAAAGGAAATCATAGAACAGAAGAGAGGAGAACTGGAAAACATAATAATGGAGGAAAACGGAAAACCTGTTAAGGAGGCCAAGGAGGAGGTTGACGGCGTTCTGGATCAAATACAATACTATGCTGAATGGGCAAGGAAACTCAACGGAGAGGTTGTTGAAGGGACGTCGTCTCACAGGAAGATACTGCAGTACAAGGTGCCATACGGCATAGTGGTAGCTCTCACACCATGGAATTTCCCTGCTGGCATGGTTGCCAGAAAACTCGCGCCCGCGCTTTTGACTGGAAATACGATCATACTGAAGCCCAGCAGCGACACACCTGGTAGTGCAGAGTGGATAGTTAGAAAATTCGTAGAGGCTGGTATTCCAAAAGGTGTTCTTAACTTCATAACGGGCAGGGGATCAGATATCGGTGATTACATAGTTGAGCACAAGAAGGTAAATTTGATCACGATGACCGGATCGACATCAACTGGCCAGAGAATAATGCAGAAGGCTTCCGCAAATATGGCTAAGTTGATACTTGAGCTTGGCGGAAAGGCACCGTTCATGGTCTGGAAGGATGCGGATATGGACAACGCACTGAAGACACTCCTCTGGGCCAAGTACTGGAATGCGGGACAGTCCTGCATTGCGGCTGAAAGACTATACGTCCATGAGGATATCTACGATAAGTTCATGAGCAGATTCGTTGAACTCAGCAAGAAGATCGCACTGGGAGATCCAAAGAACGCAGATATGGGGCCACTCATAAACAAGGGAGCTCTACAGGCCACCGCAGAAATAGTGGAGGAGGCCAAGCAGAGTGGTGCCAAGGTTCTGTTCGGAGGTACCCAGCCCAGCCTCAGCGGGCCCTATAAGAATGGCTATTTCTTCCTCCCTACAATAATAGACAATGCTGACCAGAATTCAAAGATATTCCAGGAAGAGATATTCGCACCTGTGATAGGCGCGAGAAAGGTATCCGATGTTGACGAGTTGTATAAGTTAGCCAATGACTCGAAGTACGGATTAGCATCCTATCTGTTCACCAAGGATCCAAATCTGATCTTCGAAGCCGCGGAGAGGATCAGGTTCGGAGAACTGTACGTTAACATGCCTGGACCTGAGGCATCACAGGGATACCATACAGGCTTCCGCATGACGGGGCAGGCAGGCGAAGGGAGCAAGTACGGAATATCGGAATATCTGAAATTGAAGAACATATACGTGGATTATTCCGGAAAGCCCCTTCACATAAATACTGTCAGGGACCACCTCTTCCAATGA
- a CDS encoding MFS transporter, producing MDRSGQLDESIRNQAISYLIDKFSSSGTKIGWLMIASIFVESWDLYSISFILIFLSKIFHPSALLLGLTAAGTQGGAVIGALLGGWLADRIGRRKIFLSTMVIFMVVGLAQAFSPNMIVLAALRLILGVPLGMDVASGYTYIMEYMQKGKREVMGNRWQFMFAVGEISAIAAVAILLYAGVSPHILWRIVLGASAIPALVIFVLRYNLPETAIWLIEKGRYVEAKKVTKEMYGDSLSMLPDRDEAVEKVKLSRFLSEIRKDRIKWRSSVYGWIACFAQSSEFSTFAFYIPVLFVLLGVSSIIGTDLITLGIYFVAMISGLVGPAILPKIGQRRLSIYGFGIVLIALIIAAIAIFTHLLIILPFVAALMLWGHYWDAENVMTIPSMVAPPKYKATSSGFAYVFVKLPAFLSIFLFPAFFDAIGKGPATLFTAIFPLIGLLSAILILPEVYGYKEVQATPS from the coding sequence ATGGATAGATCTGGTCAACTGGATGAATCCATAAGGAATCAGGCCATAAGCTACCTTATCGATAAATTTTCTTCCTCTGGAACCAAGATAGGATGGCTCATGATAGCCTCAATCTTCGTAGAGTCATGGGATCTTTATTCAATATCGTTCATACTGATCTTCCTCTCGAAGATATTCCATCCATCGGCGTTGCTGCTTGGACTTACCGCCGCCGGCACACAGGGAGGGGCCGTCATCGGAGCACTGCTTGGAGGCTGGCTCGCTGACAGGATCGGAAGAAGGAAGATCTTCCTGTCCACCATGGTTATATTCATGGTGGTGGGCCTTGCTCAGGCTTTCTCTCCTAATATGATCGTTCTCGCCGCTCTGAGGCTGATACTCGGAGTTCCCCTGGGTATGGACGTTGCAAGTGGATACACATACATAATGGAGTACATGCAAAAGGGAAAAAGGGAGGTCATGGGGAACAGATGGCAGTTCATGTTCGCGGTCGGAGAGATATCGGCCATAGCGGCAGTTGCAATACTGCTTTATGCGGGTGTATCTCCACACATCCTGTGGAGGATTGTTCTAGGAGCGTCCGCCATACCAGCCCTTGTGATCTTCGTATTGAGATATAATCTTCCTGAAACTGCCATATGGTTGATCGAAAAGGGAAGATACGTCGAAGCAAAGAAGGTTACAAAGGAGATGTATGGAGATTCGCTGAGCATGCTCCCTGATCGTGATGAGGCCGTAGAAAAGGTTAAACTTTCAAGATTTTTAAGCGAGATCAGGAAAGACAGGATAAAGTGGAGAAGTTCGGTTTATGGCTGGATCGCCTGCTTTGCACAGAGCAGTGAATTTTCAACGTTTGCTTTCTACATCCCAGTGCTCTTCGTACTGCTTGGCGTATCAAGCATAATCGGAACTGATCTGATAACCCTGGGGATATATTTCGTCGCCATGATCTCTGGACTTGTGGGCCCTGCAATACTTCCGAAGATAGGACAGAGAAGGCTCAGCATATATGGCTTCGGCATAGTTCTAATCGCTCTAATAATCGCCGCAATTGCCATATTTACGCATCTTCTGATCATACTGCCATTCGTGGCTGCCTTGATGTTGTGGGGTCATTACTGGGATGCAGAAAACGTGATGACCATTCCATCAATGGTAGCCCCGCCCAAATATAAGGCAACATCTAGCGGCTTTGCGTATGTGTTTGTTAAGTTGCCAGCATTTCTTTCTATATTCCTATTTCCAGCCTTCTTCGACGCGATTGGAAAGGGGCCAGCAACACTCTTCACAGCCATATTTCCACTCATAGGGCTACTGTCTGCAATACTTATACTTCCAGAGGTGTATGGATACAAGGAGGTTCAGGCAACCCCGTCATGA
- a CDS encoding aldehyde ferredoxin oxidoreductase family protein has translation MVGGFTGKILRVDLGSGTLKIEDTNMEWARDYIGGQGLATRYYVDEVDPKIDPYDPNNELIIAPGPLTGTSAPTAARYMAVTKSPLTGTITRSNSGGYFGAKLKHAGFDMIIFKGKSSKPVYLFVDKGKAELRDASDLWGKDVFETTDILVSRIGGNVSVACIGPAGENLVKFASIMNDKHRAAGRNGVGAVMGSKKLKAIVAGGGKMPTIGNPEMYKATLPKMLKKIKENPVTSQGLTQFGTEVLTNIINRSGIYSNRNATDSGDDPLADDVSGETLAETYLIHNQPCFACPIGCGRVVKYNERESEGPEYESTWALGPNTGVHDLYTIIAANDNADRLGYDTISAGLTISAAMELYEKGKIPDKDVGPTKPKFGNTSAVLEMTAKIGYRKDFGDKLAEGSYRLAKMYGDESVSMSVKGQEIAAYDPRGVWGMALEYATSNIGGSHMRAYTISNEILGVEPTQDPLQLEGKADLVKYIQDFTEVMDCSGLCQFPSFALNLDDYIELVNAVTGFNYTKDEIMKAAERVWNLERLFNLKAGIKPEDDKLPDRFLNVPIPKGPKKGNVVPLSKLLQDYYRARGWDTRGYPTEEKIKELGLDFYKI, from the coding sequence ATGGTGGGAGGTTTTACGGGGAAGATTCTGAGGGTCGATCTTGGCAGTGGCACGCTGAAGATCGAGGATACAAACATGGAGTGGGCCAGGGATTATATAGGTGGGCAGGGACTCGCCACGAGATATTATGTTGATGAGGTTGATCCAAAGATAGATCCCTACGACCCAAATAACGAGCTGATAATAGCGCCAGGGCCTCTTACTGGAACGAGTGCACCCACGGCTGCACGTTATATGGCTGTGACGAAAAGTCCTTTAACTGGAACCATAACCAGAAGCAATTCAGGCGGCTACTTTGGGGCAAAATTGAAGCATGCAGGCTTTGATATGATAATATTCAAGGGAAAATCCAGCAAGCCAGTGTATCTATTTGTGGACAAGGGCAAAGCAGAACTCAGAGATGCATCGGATCTCTGGGGTAAGGATGTCTTTGAAACCACAGACATACTCGTCAGTAGGATAGGTGGAAACGTCAGCGTGGCTTGTATAGGCCCTGCCGGTGAAAATCTGGTTAAATTTGCATCGATAATGAACGACAAGCATAGGGCGGCAGGCAGAAATGGTGTTGGGGCGGTCATGGGATCAAAGAAGCTCAAGGCGATCGTGGCTGGCGGCGGGAAGATGCCGACGATCGGCAATCCCGAAATGTACAAGGCAACACTCCCAAAGATGCTAAAGAAGATAAAGGAGAACCCTGTCACCTCTCAGGGTCTGACTCAGTTCGGTACCGAGGTTCTCACCAACATAATAAACAGATCAGGTATATATTCGAACAGAAATGCAACGGATTCTGGCGACGATCCGCTTGCGGATGATGTGAGCGGTGAGACGCTGGCTGAGACCTATTTGATCCACAATCAGCCATGCTTTGCATGTCCAATAGGCTGTGGTCGTGTAGTCAAGTACAATGAGAGGGAGAGTGAGGGGCCAGAATATGAAAGTACATGGGCACTTGGACCGAATACAGGCGTTCATGATCTTTACACCATAATAGCGGCCAATGATAATGCGGATCGACTCGGATACGATACCATAAGCGCAGGACTTACCATATCAGCTGCAATGGAGCTGTATGAGAAGGGCAAGATACCTGACAAAGACGTGGGACCGACAAAGCCGAAGTTCGGAAATACATCGGCTGTGCTCGAGATGACAGCGAAGATAGGATACAGAAAGGACTTTGGGGACAAGCTGGCTGAAGGTTCCTATCGCCTTGCCAAGATGTACGGTGATGAAAGCGTATCCATGAGCGTCAAGGGGCAGGAGATCGCGGCATACGATCCGAGAGGCGTATGGGGCATGGCTCTGGAGTATGCCACTAGCAACATAGGCGGATCACATATGAGGGCATACACCATATCAAACGAGATACTTGGGGTTGAGCCAACGCAGGATCCACTGCAGCTTGAGGGCAAGGCCGATCTGGTGAAATACATCCAGGATTTCACCGAGGTAATGGACTGTTCTGGTCTCTGTCAGTTCCCGTCGTTTGCGCTGAATCTTGATGATTACATAGAGCTTGTAAATGCAGTGACCGGCTTCAATTACACGAAGGACGAGATAATGAAGGCAGCCGAACGTGTGTGGAACCTTGAACGTCTCTTTAATCTCAAGGCCGGAATAAAGCCAGAGGATGATAAGCTGCCAGATCGCTTCCTGAACGTTCCGATTCCAAAGGGCCCAAAGAAGGGTAACGTCGTTCCACTCTCAAAGCTTCTGCAAGACTATTACAGGGCACGCGGCTGGGATACCAGAGGATACCCGACAGAGGAAAAGATAAAGGAACTGGGTTTGGATTTTTACAAGATATAA
- a CDS encoding serine hydroxymethyltransferase has product MRNVIEIVRDADRYRSSVINLQASENAVSPNVIRAIGSDFASRYSHIENGVNDYGGTRFAEELEDTVSRKTSELFGLKHAEVRPLSGHIAAMTVLAALVRRGESVMKIPESVGGYTGYSGNYLPKMMNFKSYDIPVTADGFVDYDGLAKQAEYIRPKMILLGQSIFVKSYDMARIREVCDQNSCIIGYDASHVMGLIAGGEFQKDLKKADIIFGSTHKTFFGPQGGLILTDDDDLYRRVEENITWKTMDNYNIARMAGVGVAIEEMMKYGREYAPRVIRNARNLAKALDEHIHIKYGPWYTESHQILMEPGWLSSHGYDFVRFSRVMEDNGIIVDRIGRIGTAEITRMGVDDVDELAAMMIDAFKGVDVKDRVNKFVRNMKMRYYES; this is encoded by the coding sequence ATGAGGAACGTTATAGAAATAGTCAGGGATGCAGATAGATACAGATCCTCCGTCATAAATCTGCAGGCTTCTGAGAACGCCGTTAGTCCCAATGTGATAAGAGCCATCGGTTCTGATTTCGCGTCCAGATATTCTCATATTGAGAATGGCGTCAATGATTATGGTGGAACCAGGTTCGCAGAAGAGCTCGAAGATACAGTTTCAAGAAAAACCTCTGAACTGTTTGGCCTCAAACACGCAGAGGTAAGGCCCCTCAGTGGGCATATAGCTGCAATGACCGTTCTTGCAGCTCTGGTGCGGAGAGGGGAGAGCGTAATGAAGATACCTGAATCCGTCGGCGGATACACCGGATATTCAGGAAACTATCTACCGAAGATGATGAACTTCAAGTCCTATGATATACCCGTGACCGCTGATGGTTTTGTTGATTACGATGGCCTCGCTAAGCAGGCCGAATACATAAGGCCCAAGATGATACTGCTCGGACAGTCCATCTTCGTTAAATCATATGATATGGCCAGAATCAGGGAGGTATGTGATCAGAATTCGTGCATCATAGGATACGATGCTTCCCATGTGATGGGCCTGATAGCTGGAGGCGAATTCCAGAAGGATTTGAAGAAGGCCGATATAATTTTCGGTTCTACGCATAAGACTTTCTTCGGACCTCAGGGAGGTCTGATTCTCACCGATGACGACGACCTGTACAGGCGCGTTGAGGAAAACATAACCTGGAAGACCATGGACAACTATAATATCGCCAGGATGGCAGGAGTGGGCGTTGCAATAGAGGAGATGATGAAGTATGGCAGGGAGTATGCACCGCGCGTGATCAGAAATGCCAGAAATCTTGCCAAAGCCTTGGATGAACACATACATATCAAGTACGGTCCATGGTACACCGAATCCCATCAGATACTCATGGAACCTGGCTGGCTTTCATCCCATGGCTATGATTTTGTAAGATTCAGCCGAGTGATGGAAGATAACGGTATAATAGTCGACAGAATAGGAAGAATAGGGACTGCCGAGATAACAAGGATGGGGGTTGATGATGTTGATGAACTGGCGGCCATGATGATAGATGCCTTCAAGGGAGTCGATGTGAAAGATAGGGTTAATAAATTCGTACGCAATATGAAAATGAGGTACTATGAAAGTTAG
- a CDS encoding CBS domain-containing protein, producing the protein MKVSELMTTDPITVSIEDTFSKVMSKMNETGIHQLPVMDGDRYAGMITYSDLLKKRSIQVKSKISNYAISTPTLDADDDVLEAVRLIKDTGLSAIPVFQKGKLVGIISRTDIIKNLPQIVDVKDVRIFQIMSSDPVYVYEDDGIEEAFDSMRMLNEVEIPVASRDDKLSGIIRLNSILNILYRHKEKIKYGGYGEKEPINIACKSLMDPPVSVDRYAGIEETVKLMMQYSLHIMPVTDSGKIVGIVDFSDLINMIKTESKEGILIEISGLDIYDEDLYDIAFELSQRFLEKFSRMTDVSQGKLLIHVMKYKTQGSTKYSIRTRISAPPLFLVQNGSGWNFAEVLGEIFDRYEERLKKIKEKQ; encoded by the coding sequence ATGAAAGTTAGCGAACTGATGACCACGGACCCCATAACTGTGAGCATTGAAGACACGTTCTCTAAGGTGATGTCCAAGATGAACGAAACCGGCATACACCAGCTCCCCGTAATGGATGGGGATCGCTATGCCGGCATGATAACCTATTCGGATCTGCTGAAGAAGAGAAGCATACAGGTTAAATCAAAGATATCGAACTATGCAATAAGCACACCGACGCTCGACGCAGATGATGACGTCCTTGAAGCCGTGCGCCTGATAAAAGACACTGGATTATCCGCTATTCCCGTGTTCCAGAAGGGCAAGCTCGTGGGGATAATTTCAAGGACAGACATAATAAAGAATCTTCCGCAGATCGTGGATGTCAAGGATGTGCGAATATTCCAGATCATGAGCTCTGATCCAGTCTATGTCTACGAGGATGACGGAATAGAGGAGGCATTCGACAGCATGAGAATGCTCAACGAGGTCGAAATACCTGTGGCCAGCAGGGACGACAAACTGTCAGGCATAATCAGACTGAACAGCATCCTGAACATACTGTACAGGCATAAGGAGAAGATCAAGTATGGAGGATACGGTGAGAAGGAGCCCATAAACATTGCCTGCAAATCGCTGATGGATCCGCCTGTGAGCGTGGACAGGTATGCCGGCATTGAGGAGACCGTCAAGCTAATGATGCAGTACAGCCTGCACATAATGCCAGTGACAGACTCCGGAAAAATTGTGGGTATAGTGGATTTCAGCGATCTCATAAACATGATAAAGACAGAGAGCAAGGAGGGTATACTCATAGAGATAAGTGGCCTGGACATATACGATGAGGATCTGTACGATATAGCCTTTGAGCTCTCACAGCGCTTCCTTGAGAAATTCTCCAGGATGACAGATGTGTCCCAGGGAAAGCTTCTGATCCACGTTATGAAATACAAGACCCAGGGGTCCACCAAATACAGTATAAGAACTAGGATATCTGCTCCGCCACTGTTCCTCGTCCAGAATGGATCTGGTTGGAATTTCGCGGAGGTTCTCGGCGAGATATTCGACAGATATGAAGAGAGACTTAAGAAGATAAAGGAGAAGCAGTGA
- a CDS encoding TldD/PmbA family protein translates to MGGEFIDRIMEYAGQRSKYADVRYMETEGRGAVIRNGEFDESVYANDSGYAIRVLNDSIAMAYTDSEDWERIKSIIDDAVSRSKKPGKNKIYHGKAEKASWSEIGNDRVQDHSLEDMINILKEADSVAADGSSVRISALSDRYVHQIYENTDGSRVEGTYSRIFFNYLIGVSENDRYEQSSEEFGWTGGYEIFDFPYISESMRNDVSNLREIILAPSVEPGNFDVIVGPEISGIVAHESAGHPTEYDRISGREAALAGESFLTGKRFPYRIGSDKVSVIDDPTIKGSYGYYQYDDEGVHARKRYLYRNGFTSEFLLNRESASWIGTESNGSGRSSAWDMEPLARMSTTYIEPGDYSFEELFEDVHRGIYIKSFTEWNIDDIRFNERYVGKEAYYIENGDIRGRVRRPVIETNTIKFYSAVDAVGKDLRFSAGICGKGDPEQGVEVWMGGPHMRLRNMRIK, encoded by the coding sequence ATGGGAGGAGAATTTATTGACCGCATAATGGAATACGCTGGACAGAGATCTAAATATGCAGATGTTAGGTACATGGAGACCGAAGGCAGAGGTGCAGTGATCAGGAACGGAGAATTTGACGAATCGGTCTATGCCAATGACAGTGGATATGCCATTCGGGTTCTCAATGATTCCATAGCGATGGCGTATACGGATTCCGAGGACTGGGAGAGGATAAAGAGCATAATCGACGACGCCGTATCCAGATCCAAAAAGCCCGGCAAAAATAAGATATACCATGGGAAGGCAGAAAAAGCCAGCTGGTCAGAGATAGGTAATGATCGGGTACAGGATCACAGCCTGGAGGATATGATCAATATCTTGAAGGAAGCAGATTCAGTGGCCGCTGATGGATCCAGCGTCAGGATCAGTGCACTTTCAGACAGATACGTGCATCAGATATACGAGAATACAGATGGATCGCGCGTTGAGGGAACGTACTCAAGAATCTTCTTCAACTATCTGATCGGCGTTTCCGAGAACGACAGATACGAACAGTCTTCGGAGGAATTCGGATGGACAGGAGGCTATGAGATCTTCGATTTTCCATACATTTCTGAGTCCATGAGAAACGATGTATCCAACCTCAGAGAGATCATACTGGCACCTTCCGTTGAACCCGGAAATTTCGATGTTATAGTTGGCCCTGAGATATCAGGAATAGTTGCGCATGAGAGCGCAGGACATCCGACCGAATACGATCGTATATCCGGGAGGGAGGCTGCGCTAGCCGGAGAATCGTTTCTCACAGGTAAGAGGTTTCCGTACAGGATAGGATCGGACAAGGTGAGCGTTATAGACGATCCGACGATAAAGGGTTCTTATGGATATTATCAGTACGATGATGAGGGCGTGCATGCGAGGAAGAGATATCTCTACAGAAACGGATTCACGTCCGAATTCCTGCTGAACAGGGAGAGCGCATCATGGATAGGAACAGAAAGCAACGGATCCGGTCGATCCTCAGCATGGGATATGGAACCTCTGGCGCGCATGAGCACAACGTACATCGAGCCAGGCGATTACTCCTTTGAAGAACTGTTCGAGGATGTGCACAGGGGGATATACATTAAATCGTTCACCGAATGGAACATCGACGATATTAGGTTCAATGAACGTTACGTGGGCAAGGAAGCATATTACATAGAGAACGGAGATATACGCGGCAGAGTCAGGCGTCCTGTAATCGAGACAAACACCATAAAATTCTATTCCGCAGTTGATGCGGTGGGCAAGGATCTGCGTTTCAGCGCCGGCATATGCGGAAAGGGCGATCCGGAGCAGGGGGTTGAGGTTTGGATGGGCGGCCCGCACATGAGACTTAGAAACATGAGGATAAAGTGA